From a single Brassica oleracea var. oleracea cultivar TO1000 chromosome C5, BOL, whole genome shotgun sequence genomic region:
- the LOC106344858 gene encoding uncharacterized protein LOC106344858, whose amino-acid sequence MDANLVEVMQGMSLEEDKSIVIPQDDTFCAMERGGRSLLGRLLNPECQNMARMLRTMPKIWKVYERVKGIALTRERFQFVFDLETDIQTVLKQGFWTFDDWGMAMERWVEYPPRNFLQTTAIWARLRNIPVNYLTLKTIDAIADGIGHVKVIEFYPEKPLLNDYVRVQVIIDLNQPIRDKKSLTLPGDRVEFIDVEYERIRKKCFHCLRLSHEKQRCPLLQRSKNKGNEIAVGQGSVQKQAGASRQHHNNLAEMLMPLLAPSVPPGFQPYSTVVAPEVFEQMRIYMSCVDPEERSLREAKMKKTLDELSRDPLAQRSCLRLETAPVTSMEKNGERGRVFDFRGVENREIPDISESSARRENRQHPALEMGSEYNNQQKEGTYAIYWLSNRTGYIEECEAQSHNAENG is encoded by the coding sequence ATGGATGCGAATCTGGTCGAGGTGATGCAAGGCATGTCACTGGAGGAGGATAAATCGATTGTTATACCACAGGACGACACCTTTTGTGCCATGGAAAGAGGAGGAAGAAGTTTGTTGGGTAGACTGCTCAACCCGGAGTGTCAGAATATGGCTCGGATGCTGAGAACGATGCCAAAAATCTGGAAGGTCTATGAGCGGGTGAAGGGGATTGCTTTAACAAGAGAGCGATTTCAGTTTGTTTTCGATCTGGAAACGGACATTCAGACTGTTCTGAAACAAGGGTTTTGGACTTTCGATGATTGGGGGATGGCTATGGAGAGATGGGTTGAATACCCTCCCAGAAACTTCCTACAAACTACGGCAATTTGGGCACGTCTGAGGAATATCCCGGTGAACTACCTGACGCTGAAAACAATTGATGCGATAGCAGATGGGATTGGGCATGTAAAGGTTATTGAATTTTATCCGGAGAAGCCTCTGCTTAATGACTATGTGAGAGTCCAAGTGATCATCGACCTTAACCAACCTATTAGAGATAAAAAATCACTCACTCTGCCAGGTGATCGAGTGGAATTTATAGATGTGGAATATGAAAGAATCAGGAAGAAGTGCTTTCACTGCCTACGACTATCACATGAAAAGCAGAGGTGTCCATTGCTACAACGCTCAAAAAACAAGGGCAATGAGATAGCAGTGGGCCAAGGATCAGTGCAGAAACAGGCTGGAGCAAGCCGACAGCACCATAACAATTTAGCGGAAATGCTTATGCCACTCCTTGCTCCTTCTGTGCCTCCGGGGTTTCAGCCTTACAGTACAGTGGTAGCTCCTGAAGTGTTTGAGCAGATGAGAATATACATGAGCTGTGTGGACCCTGAGGAGAGGAGTCTCAGAGAAGCTAAAATGAAAAAGACTCTTGATGAGCTATCAAGAGATCCTCTGGCGCAAAGATCATGTTTGAGATTGGAGACAGCGCCAGTGACCTCAATGGAGAAAAATGGAGAAAGGGGACGAGTTTTTGACTTCAGAGGAGTGGAGAATAGAGAGATCCCTGATATCTCTGAATCCTCGGCCCGAAGAGAAAACCGTCAGCATCCAGCTTTGGAGATGGGGAGTGAATATAACAATCAACAAAAGGAAGGAACATATGCTATATATTGGCTTTCGAACAGAACAGGCTACATAGAGGAGTGTGAGGCTCAAAGCCACAACGCAGAAAACGGCTGA
- the LOC106344860 gene encoding uncharacterized protein LOC106344860 has translation MLRQQQDEPLTKVYTDAAWNASRQSAGLGWVFSDAQRPAFSCGNRAEDYVGSLLIAEALAIRLALMEAQNMGINDLHVNFSADSLVSSNPSHPKERAYQGACRNPPRYL, from the coding sequence ATGCTCCGTCAACAACAAGATGAACCTCTCACAAAGGTATACACTGATGCAGCCTGGAACGCTTCACGTCAAAGTGCAGGGTTGGGTTGGGTCTTCTCAGACGCACAGAGACCAGCTTTCTCATGTGGCAACAGAGCGGAAGACTACGTTGGGTCTCTACTTATTGCAGAAGCTTTAGCCATTCGACTAGCACTAATGGAGGCTCAAAATATGGGCATAAATGATCTACATGTCAACTTCTCTGCTGATTCACTTGTAAGTTCTAATCCGAGTCATCCAAAAGAAAGAGCTTATCAAGGAGCTTGTAGGAATCCTCCAAGATATCTATGA
- the LOC106293032 gene encoding uncharacterized protein LOC106293032 → MGKRRRRKMAAAISSANWAFVAAARRGGRQWGTIPLSCSSGPNTRKLVLYSKPGCCLCDCLKEKLQAAFSLSGPDSLHHVTLQVRDITTNPDWERAYQYEIPVLAKENSDGKEEILPRLSPRLSVEIIQKKLLAAFS, encoded by the exons ATGGGAAAACGCCGAAGACGCAAAATGGCGGCTGCGATATCATCAGCGAATTGGGCGTTTGTTGCTGCTGCAAGGCGTGGAGGACGACAATGGGGAACCATTCCTTTGTCCTGTAGTTCGGGACCAAACACAAGAAAGCTTGTTCTATACTCGAAACCAGGATGTTGTCTCTGCGATTGCCTCAAAGAGAAGCTTCAAGCTGCCTTTTCTCTCTCTGGTCCTGATTCGCTCCACCACGTCACTCTTCAG GTAAGAGATATCACTACGAATCCTGACTGGGAAAGGGCTTATCAGTATGAGATACCAGTCCTGGCCAAAGAGAATTCTGATGGCAAAGAG GAGATTTTGCCAAGGTTGTCTCCACGTTTAAGTGTGGAAATTATACAAAAGAAGTTACTTGCTGCTTTTAGTTGA
- the LOC106343924 gene encoding LOW QUALITY PROTEIN: scarecrow-like protein 3 (The sequence of the model RefSeq protein was modified relative to this genomic sequence to represent the inferred CDS: inserted 1 base in 1 codon; substituted 1 base at 1 genomic stop codon): MVATFQEDTAPSSVSSSPLQVFSTMSLTRPTLLSSSSSSFQDLKPEERGLILIHLLLTCANHMASGSLQNANAALDQLSHLVSXVAAYFTEALANRILKSWPGLYKALNATQTKTNNVSEEVHVRRLFFDMFPILKLSYLLTNRAILEAMEGEKMVHVIDLDASEPAQWLALIQAFNSRPEGPPHLRITGVHLHKEVLDQMAHRLIEEAEKLDIPFQFNPVVSSLDCLNVDQLRVKTGEALAVSSVLQLHTFLASDSDMSNNNGHSLSGDSASSLPLSNSGKIDRFLNAIWGLSPKIMVVTEQHSDHNGSTLMERLLESLYSYAALFDCLENKIPRTSQDRIKVEKMLFGEEIKNIIACEGSERRERHEKLEKWSQRIDLAGFGNVPLSYYVMLQARRXLQGYGFYGYMIKEESGCAVICWQDRPLYSVSAWRCSK, from the exons ATGGTGGCTACGTTTCAAGAAGATACCGCACCATCCTCTGTATCTTCATCACCACTTCAAGTCTTCTCAACCATGTCTCTCACAAGACCAACTCTCCTCTCTTCTTCCTCTTCATCCTTCCAAGACCTCAAACCAGAGGAGCGTGGTCTCATCTTGATCCACCTCTTGCTAACCTGCGCCAACCACATGGCCTCAGGTAGCCTCCAAAACGCAAACGCAGCTCTCGACCAGCTGTCTCACCTCGTTT CAGTAGCAGCTTACTTCACCGAAGCGCTCGCTAACAGAATCCTCAAGTCGTGGCCTGGTCTCTACAAGGCGCTTAACGCAACTCAGACAAAGACTAACAATGTCTCCGAGGAGGTTCATGTCAGGAGACTGTTCTTTGATATGTTCCCTATACTCAAACTCTCTTACTTGCTCACTAACCGAGCTATACTCGAGGCTATGGAAGGAGAGAAGATGGTTCATGTGATTGATCTCGACGCTTCAGAGCCTGCTCAGTGGCTTGCTTTGATTCAAGCGTTTAACTCCAGGCCTGAAGGTCCACCGCATTTGAGAATCACTGGTGTTCATCTCCACAAGGAAGTGCTTGATCAAATGGCTCATAGACTCATCGAGGAAGCAGAGAAGCTCGATATCCCGTTTCAGTTTAATCCCGTCGTGAGTAGTTTAGACTGTTTAAACGTGGATCAGCTGCGTGTTAAGACAGGAGAGGCCTTAGCCGTCAGTTCGGTTCTTCAGTTGCATACCTTCTTGGCCTCTGACTCTGATATGAGCAACAACAATGGACACAGCCTGAGTGGTGACTCGGCCTCATCTTTGCCTCTTTCTAATTCAGGAAAGATCGATAGATTCCTCAATGCTATTTGGGGTTTATCTCCAAAGATCATGGTGGTCACTGAGCAACACTCAGACCACAACGGCTCCACACTGATGGAGAGACTATTGGAATCACTCTACTCGTACGCAGCATTGTTTGATTGCTTGGAAAATAAAATTCCAAGAACATCTCAAGATAGGATCAAAGTGGAGAAGATGCTTTTTGGAGAGGAGATCAAGAACATCATAGCGTGTGAGGGATCTGAGAGAAGAGAAAGACATGAGAAGCTTGAGAAATGGAGCCAGAGGATTGATTTGGCTGGTTTTGGGAATGTTCCGCTTAGCTATTATGTCATGTTGCAGGCTAGGAGGTAGCTTCAAGGCTATGGTTTTTATGGGTATATGATCAAAGAAGAGAGCGGGTGTGCAGTGATTTGTTGGCAAGATCGACCTCTGTACTCAGTATCTGCTTGGAGATGCAGTAAGTGA